A stretch of Enterobacter cloacae complex sp. ECNIH7 DNA encodes these proteins:
- the cobO gene encoding cob(I)yrinic acid a,c-diamide adenosyltransferase — MSEERHQQRQQRLKEQVDARVAAAQDERGIVIVFTGNGKGKTTAAFGTATRAVGHGQKVGVIQFIKGEWPNGERNLLEPHGVEFQVMATGFTWDTQNRETDTAACLAVWEHAKRMLADPSLNMVLLDEITYMVAYDYLPLEAVLDALKNRPVHQTVIVTGRGCHRDILEMADTVSELRPVKHAFDAGIKAQIGIDY; from the coding sequence ATGAGTGAAGAACGTCATCAGCAGCGCCAGCAGCGTCTGAAAGAACAGGTCGATGCACGCGTTGCCGCAGCCCAGGACGAACGTGGGATCGTCATCGTTTTTACCGGCAACGGAAAAGGGAAAACCACCGCCGCATTCGGCACGGCGACACGCGCCGTCGGACACGGGCAAAAAGTGGGCGTCATCCAGTTTATCAAAGGCGAATGGCCCAACGGTGAGCGGAATTTGCTTGAGCCTCACGGCGTTGAGTTTCAGGTGATGGCGACAGGTTTTACGTGGGATACTCAGAATCGGGAAACGGACACCGCAGCCTGTCTCGCCGTCTGGGAGCATGCAAAGAGAATGCTGGCCGATCCCTCGCTGAATATGGTTCTACTGGATGAGATCACCTATATGGTCGCCTACGACTACCTGCCGCTGGAAGCCGTGCTGGATGCTCTGAAGAATCGTCCTGTACACCAGACGGTTATCGTCACGGGGCGCGGGTGTCATCGGGATATTCTGGAGATGGCCGATACCGTCAGCGAGCTGCGTCCGGTCAAACATGCGTTTGATGCAGGCATCAAAGCGCAAATTGGAATTGATTACTAA
- the rluB gene encoding 23S rRNA pseudouridine(2605) synthase RluB: protein MSEKLQKVLARAGHGSRREIEAIIEAGRVSVDGKIATLGDRVEIVPGLKIRIDGHLISVKESAEQICRVLAYYKPEGELCTRNDPEGRPTVFDRLPKLRGARWIAVGRLDVNTCGLLLFTTDGELANRLMHPSREVEREYAVRVFGQVDENKLRDLSRGVQLEDGPAAFKTIKFTGGEGINQWYNVTLTEGRNREVRRLWEAVGVQVSRLIRVRYGDILLPKGLPRGGYTELDLTQTNYLRELVGLTPETTSKVAVEKDRRRMKANQIRRAVKRHSQVSSSRRSGSRNNNG from the coding sequence ATGAGCGAGAAGTTACAGAAAGTGCTGGCGCGCGCCGGCCACGGCTCACGCCGTGAAATCGAAGCCATTATTGAAGCGGGTCGCGTGAGTGTGGACGGTAAAATCGCCACGCTGGGTGACCGCGTTGAAATCGTACCGGGGCTGAAGATCCGCATCGACGGTCACCTCATCTCCGTGAAAGAGTCCGCTGAACAGATCTGCCGCGTGCTGGCTTACTACAAGCCGGAAGGCGAGCTGTGCACCCGCAACGACCCGGAAGGTCGTCCGACGGTGTTTGACCGTCTGCCTAAACTGCGTGGCGCTCGCTGGATTGCCGTCGGTCGTCTGGACGTGAACACCTGCGGTCTGCTGCTGTTCACCACCGATGGTGAACTGGCAAACCGTCTGATGCACCCAAGCCGTGAAGTGGAACGTGAATACGCAGTGCGCGTATTTGGCCAGGTTGACGAAAATAAACTGCGCGATCTGTCGCGTGGCGTTCAGCTTGAAGACGGTCCTGCGGCGTTCAAAACCATCAAATTTACCGGTGGGGAAGGCATTAACCAGTGGTACAACGTGACCCTGACCGAAGGCCGTAACCGCGAGGTGCGTCGTCTCTGGGAAGCGGTAGGCGTCCAGGTGAGCCGTCTGATCCGCGTCCGTTACGGCGACATTCTGCTGCCGAAAGGTCTGCCGCGCGGGGGTTATACCGAACTGGATCTGACCCAAACCAACTACCTGCGCGAGCTGGTTGGCCTGACGCCGGAAACCACCTCAAAAGTGGCGGTGGAAAAAGATCGTCGTCGCATGAAGGCGAATCAGATCCGTCGCGCGGTGAAGCGCCACAGCCAGGTGAGCAGCAGCCGCCGCTCCGGCAGCCGTAACAACAACGGTTAA
- a CDS encoding YciK family oxidoreductase has protein sequence MHYQPQKNLLHNRIILVTGASDGIGREAALTYAEYGANVILIGRSEEKLQNVAQEVEAKCGTPAPWYTLDLLTCTPAVCQELAQRISAHYPRLDGVLHNAGLLGEVRPMDEQDPDIWQQVMQVNVNGTFFLTQALLPLLLKSESGSLVFTSSSVGREGRANWGAYAVSKFATEGMMQVLAEEYQSRHLRVNCINPGGTRTKMRASAFPSEDPQKLKTPADIMPLYLWLMGDDSRRKTGMTFDAQPGRKPGISQ, from the coding sequence GTGCATTATCAACCGCAAAAAAATCTGCTGCACAACCGGATTATTCTTGTCACCGGTGCCAGCGACGGGATTGGCCGCGAGGCGGCCCTGACATACGCCGAATATGGCGCGAACGTCATTCTGATCGGCCGCAGCGAAGAAAAACTGCAAAACGTCGCTCAGGAGGTTGAGGCTAAATGCGGCACGCCTGCCCCGTGGTATACACTCGATTTACTGACCTGCACGCCCGCGGTGTGCCAGGAATTAGCCCAGCGCATCAGCGCTCACTATCCGAGACTTGACGGCGTGTTGCATAACGCCGGTTTGTTAGGCGAGGTTCGTCCTATGGATGAACAGGATCCTGATATCTGGCAGCAGGTGATGCAGGTCAACGTCAACGGCACGTTTTTCCTGACACAGGCATTGCTTCCTTTATTACTCAAATCCGAGTCCGGGTCCCTGGTCTTTACCTCGTCCAGCGTTGGCCGTGAAGGACGCGCAAACTGGGGAGCCTATGCCGTATCAAAATTCGCGACCGAAGGCATGATGCAGGTGCTGGCGGAGGAGTATCAGAGCCGCCATCTGCGCGTAAACTGCATTAACCCGGGCGGTACGCGCACCAAAATGCGCGCCAGCGCGTTCCCGAGCGAAGATCCGCAGAAGCTGAAAACCCCGGCAGACATTATGCCGCTCTATCTCTGGCTGATGGGCGACGACAGCCGCCGCAAAACCGGGATGACCTTTGACGCCCAGCCGGGACGTAAACCAGGAATTTCGCAATGA
- a CDS encoding YciN family protein, whose product MQNTTQPIDRASLLIEANKLIRDHEDTLAGIEATGVEQRNGVLIFSGEYFLDEQGLPTPKSTAVFNMFKYLAHTLSEKYHLVD is encoded by the coding sequence ATGCAGAATACGACCCAACCTATTGACCGAGCCTCTCTGCTTATCGAAGCAAACAAGCTTATCCGTGACCATGAAGATACGCTGGCGGGCATTGAAGCCACCGGCGTAGAGCAGCGTAATGGCGTGCTGATTTTCAGCGGCGAATACTTCCTTGACGAACAGGGTTTACCGACCCCGAAAAGCACCGCCGTGTTTAACATGTTCAAATACCTGGCGCATACGCTTTCAGAGAAATATCACCTGGTCGATTAA
- the sohB gene encoding protease SohB — protein MELLSQYGLFLAKIATVVIAIAVVAVLIVNLTQRKRQRGELRITRLSEQYKEMQEEMSLALLDSHQQKLWLKAQKKKHKQEAKAAKAKAKLNAPQDKATPLVYVLDFKGSMDAHEVSSLREEVTAVLAVATPQDQVVVRLESPGGVVHGYGLAASQLQRLREKQIPLTVAVDKVAASGGYMMACVADKIVAAPFSIIGSIGVVAQIPNFNRFLKNKEIDIELHTAGQYKRTLTLLGENTEEGRQKFREDLNETHHLFKDFVHRMRPTLDIEQVATGEHWYGVQAQEKGLVDEVGTSDDLLLNLMEGRELVGVRFTQRKRLLDRFTNSAAESADRLLLRWLQRGQKPLL, from the coding sequence GTGGAATTACTTTCTCAATATGGGTTGTTTTTGGCCAAAATCGCGACGGTGGTGATTGCCATTGCGGTGGTAGCCGTTCTGATTGTCAACCTGACGCAGCGCAAGCGTCAGCGTGGGGAGTTACGCATCACCCGCCTGAGCGAGCAGTATAAAGAGATGCAGGAAGAGATGTCTCTGGCGCTGCTTGATAGTCATCAACAGAAACTCTGGCTGAAAGCGCAGAAGAAAAAGCATAAACAGGAAGCCAAAGCGGCAAAGGCAAAAGCAAAGCTCAATGCGCCGCAGGATAAGGCCACGCCGCTCGTCTATGTGCTCGATTTTAAAGGCAGTATGGATGCGCATGAAGTGTCTTCTCTGCGGGAAGAAGTGACTGCCGTTCTGGCCGTGGCGACACCGCAGGATCAGGTTGTCGTGCGTCTTGAAAGCCCGGGCGGGGTGGTTCACGGTTACGGACTGGCCGCCTCACAGCTGCAGCGCCTGCGTGAAAAACAGATCCCGCTGACCGTGGCCGTGGATAAAGTGGCGGCGAGCGGTGGCTACATGATGGCCTGCGTGGCGGACAAAATTGTTGCCGCGCCGTTCTCCATTATTGGCTCGATCGGCGTGGTCGCGCAGATTCCGAACTTTAACCGCTTCCTGAAAAATAAAGAGATCGATATCGAACTTCACACAGCGGGTCAGTACAAACGTACTCTGACGCTACTGGGGGAAAACACGGAAGAAGGACGTCAAAAATTCCGCGAAGATCTCAATGAAACGCATCATCTCTTTAAAGATTTTGTACACCGTATGCGCCCAACGCTCGATATTGAACAGGTCGCGACGGGCGAGCACTGGTACGGCGTCCAGGCGCAGGAGAAAGGGCTGGTGGATGAAGTCGGAACCAGCGACGATCTGCTGCTCAATCTGATGGAAGGTCGGGAACTGGTGGGCGTGCGCTTTACCCAGCGTAAGCGACTCCTTGACCGCTTTACCAACAGTGCCGCAGAAAGCGCGGACCGCCTGCTGCTGCGCTGGCTACAGCGCGGACAAAAACCGCTGCTGTAA